GAGAAGTTTTCTCTTAGGCCGCTTTGCCGCCAAACAGGCGGCTGCAGCTCTAACCGATGAAGAAAAACTAGAGAATATCCATATTCAGTCAGGTATATTTGACCAACCTATCCTGACCTCAGCCAAACCGAATATTCAGGTCAGTATTACCCATTGTAACGATTATGGTGCGGCTATTGCTTTTCCGGAGGCTCATCCGATGGGCATTGATGTTGAAAAGATCGATGATCAAAAGCGAAGTGCTTTTGAAAGCCAGATTACCATGGCAGAAAAAGAAAATATCAACGATTTGCCTATCTCGTTGGATACTGCGCTTACATTGTTATGGTCAGCTAAAGAAGCTTTGTCCAAAGTTCTTAAAACAGGTTTAACGACTTCATTTAAGATTTTTGAAGTTTCAAAAATAGAAGTGCATGATGATCATTTCATATGCTTTTATAAAAATTTCAAGCAATATAAAGCGATTGCTTTTACAGTTGGAAGCTATATATGTGCAATAACCTGCCCGCTCAAAACAGATATGTGTCTGGATATGAGCTCCTTCAAGGGAATATTTGCTGCAAATGAATAATTAGCGATTAGGCGGGGGCAGCTCCGCCTGAAAGATACATAGATGCAAGTACCGATATCGGAAGGGAGATGACTATGATATCTGTCGGAATTGAAGCGATGAATGTATTTGGTGGAATAGCATTCCTGGATGTTATGCAGTTAGCCAAGCATCGAAACATGGATACCTCAAGATTTGAAAATTTACTTATCAAAGAAAAGACGGTGGCCATGCCTTATGAAGATCCGATCACCTATGGCGTTAATGCGGCCAAACCGCTGATTGATTTGCTCTCCGACACCGATAAAGACCGGATCGAATTGTTGATAACCTGTACCGAGTCCGGTGTGGACTTTGGAAAATCGATAAGCACCTACATTCATCATTATCTGGGATTAAACAGGAATTGCCGTTTATTCGAAATGAAGAACGCTTGCTATTCGGGAACCGCAGGGCTTCAGATGGCGGTCAACTTTATATTGTCACAGACTTCCCCAGGGGCGAAAGCTTTAGTTGTTGTGACAGATATTTCACGGTTTACTCTGGCGGAGAGCGGAGATGTCCTGAACATGGATTGGGCCTTTGCGGAGCCTACTTCAGGTGCGGGGGCGGCTGCAATTCTGGTGAGCGATACCCCATATGTGTTTCAAGTAGATGTAGGAGCAAACGGATATTACGGCTACGAGGTAATGGATACTTGCCGGCCGACACCAGATGGCGAAGTTGGGGATGCGGATTTGGGATTCATGTCCTATTTAGACTGCTGTGAGCGTTCGTTCCTGGAGTATCAGAATAGGGTAAACGATGTGAATTATCGAGATACCTTTGAATATCTTTCCTTTCATACCCCCTTTGGCGGGATGGTGAAAAGTGCTCACCGAGCCATGATGAGAAAGATGGCTCAAGCCAGCCCGCGAGAGATAGAACCCGATTTTCAGAAGCGCGTGGCGCCCGGATTGATCTATTGCCAGCGTGTTGGCAATATGATGGGAGGATCCATGTTCATGTCTCTAGCAAGCACAATAGATCATGGATCCTACGATTTGCCAAAGCGAATCGGCTGTTTTTCATACGGGTCAGGCTGCTGCTCAGAGTTCTACAGCGGCATTGCTTCAGCCCGCGGGCAGCAGCTTCAATCGCGTTTTCGCATAGAGGAGCAATTAAACGGGCGCTATTCATTAAATATCCAAGAATATGAGGCTCTATTGGCCGAGAGCAGTGCCGTAAAATTCGGCACGCGGAATACCAAATTGGAGTTTGACCGGATACCGGCAGTTATGGATTCATGCAAGGGGAAAGGACTTTTGTTCCTACAGGAAATCAAAGAGTTTCATCGCCAATACAGCTGGATCTAGTAAATAAGGCCGTAAATTCATACATAGCAAGGATATTGTGGGAGTAAGGAGATGCCAATGTCACAATCGGTTGTTGATGTGTGTGAAGTGGAGCCGGGTATTGTTCAAATCACGATGCAGGACCGGGTTCATAAAAATACGTTTTCGGAGGAATTAGTCTGCGGCTTGATTCAAGCCTATGAAACGATTCATGCAAACCCGAACTATAAGGTTGCGGTTGTGACCGGGTATGACAGCTATTTTTCTTCAGGCGGAACGAGGGAAGGGTTGTTATCCATATACGAAGGACGGGAAAAGTTTACCGACGTCAATATTTACAGCCTTCCCCTAAATTGCAGGATACCTGTGATTGCTGCCATGCAGGGGCATGGCATTGGCGGCGGATTTGTATTGGGTTTATATTCGGATTTCGTAATTCTCAGCAGGGAAAGTATGTATACCGCCAACTTTATGAAATACGGATTTACGCCTGGCATGGGCGCGACGTATATGCTGCCCAAGAAACTGGGATTTAGTTTGGCCGAGGAAATGCTGCTAAGCGCCGGTGGTTATCGGGGAGCAGAGCTTGAAAAACGAGGAGTTCCATTCCGGGTGCTCCCGAGGGATGAGGTTCTGGGACAGGCACTGGAATTGGCTAGACAAGTGGCTGAAAAGCCGAGAATATCATTAATTACCTTAAAGGATCACTTGGTAAAAACGATTCGGGAGGAACTCCCCTTCGTTATCGAACAGGAAATTGCCATGCATGAAACAACCTTCCATCAAGATGAGGTTAAACATCGAATCATGGAATTATTCGGCAAATAATGGAGAGAGGGTTTATTGATGAATCCTAGAGATATTTTGCATGCGCTGCGGGGACGTGAAATAAGTCTTGAAGATGCAAAAAAAGAATTGGCAAAAACCATACATACGGAAACAAATAGTCAGCATCTGGGGAACAAGGACCTGACTCGCCAAATGGATCGTAAGGATGCTGTCGCCATTGTCGGGATGTCTGCTAGGTACCCCGGTGCGGATGAATTAGACCAATATTGGGATAACCTAGCCTCTGCCCAAAATGCTGTCCGGGAAATTCCGGCTTCGCGCTGGGATGTGAATGCGTACTATGATTCGCACCCTAATCAACGGGGGAAATTGAACTGTAATTGGATGGGGATGTTGGATGATATCGAATATTTTGATCCTGCATTTTTTCATATTCCGTTAGCGGAAGCGGAGACTATGGATCCTCAGCAGCGCATTTTCCTGCAGGAGGCATATAGAGCGTTTGAGGATGCGGGATACAGCCGCCGCTTGCTAAGCAGCAAGAAATGCGGTGTGTATCTTGGGATTGCGGGTAATGAATATGGCATGATGCTCTATAAAAATAAGGCTGAAGCCATGGACACGACCGGTAACAGCTCTGCCATAGCTGCGGCACGCATCGCTTATTATTTGAATTTAACAGGGCCTGCAATCTCCGTAGACACAGCCTGTTCTTCCTCCCTGGTTGCAGCACATTTGGCGTGCCAGGCATTATTAAACCGCGAAATTGATATGGCGTTGGTAGGAGGCGTAAGCCTGTATCTGACGCCTGATAGATATATAAGCATGTGTGCAGCTGGAATGCTGTCACCTGGCGGCCATAGCAAAGCTTTTGACAATCATGCCGATGGATTTGTGCCGGGCGAAGGTGCCGGAGCATTGGTGCTAAAAAGACTGAGTGACGCCGAGGCGGATCGTGACTCTATATACGGCGTTATTATCGGTTCGGGAATCAATCAAAACGGCAATACGAACGGAATTACCGCTCCCAGTAAAAACTGCCAGATGCAGTTGGAGCGGGAGATCTATGATAAGTATCAAATTGATCCAGAGCGGATCGGATATGCTGAAATGCATGGGACAGGGACGAAGCTGGGTGACCTTATCGAATTGGAAGCAATGTCGACGGTCTTTAAGGAAAAGACAAGCCGGAGGAATTATTGTGCGATAGGTTCGGTAAAAGGCAATATCGGGCATGTATCGGCAGCCGCCGGGGTGGCAAGTATTCAGAAAGTGCTGCTAAGTATGAGGCATCAGATGCTAGTACCGACATTACATTTTAAAAGTCCAAATGAGCACTTCGATTTCAAGACTTCCCCATTTTATGTGAATACCGAATTAAAACCTTGGGAGTCTCCATCTGGCGTTCCAAGGCAGGCTTGTGTGAGTTCATTCGGATTTAGCGGCAGCAATGCCCATCTTGTTATTGAGGAGTATCCGGCCCCAGACAAACATGTTTCCTCATTGTCCGGCGGCAAATCCGATTCTCCGTTATTGTTCATCCTGTCGGCGAAAAGCGAGAACCAGCTGCGATTCTATGTAAAGTCGTTGAAGAATTTCATCCAATCTCACTCTGAGCCCGATTTGGCAGATATCGCATACACGTTGCAGGTCGGCCGGGAAGCGATGGAGCACCGTATTGCTTTTTTGCAGATTCAAGGGAGTCCGCTGTCGAGGTTATGGAAGCGATTCTGGAAAATCGTCAGCCTGCAGGCGTGTTGACTGCGCAGTTGAATAGGAATGAAGCGAGTGAAGAGGAGGTAACCCTTCTTGTTCAACGTAGAGAATGGCGGAAAATAGCAGAATTATGGGTGAACGGATTACAGCTCGATTGGGATAGCTTGTATGATAATTCAAGACCTAGACGGGTTCATCTTCCTGCCTATCCTTTTGCTAAGGAGCTCTGCTGGGTTCAGGAACTTTACAACGGAAACGCTGGGATAATTAGCACTCGAAGCGTTGATTCATCCCAACCGGACAGTAAGAATTCCGCTGTTCCTGAGGTTTATGCTTATGACGAGCCTTATTTACAGGATCATAAGGTCGGAGGCGAACCTGTTCTTATTGGAATGACTCATGCAAGCCTGGCAATCAATGATTTTTTTAGAGCATTTCCAGAGGAAAACAACGTTCATCTCCATGGACTTCATTTTATAAAGCCTGTTGAAATTAAAAAAGGGCAGCATGCGGAAATTGCGATTGAGTCTGAACAAATCGGGGATCATGCTGATTTTCGTGCTGTTTACCGATATCGCTTGGATGAGGCGTGGGATCTGAGTGCTACGGGCACATTACGCAAGTCTTCATTCGCAGGCGGCAGCATCAATTTGGAGGAATTACAGGGTGAGTTGGAAGAGCTGAAAGCTTTCGAACATATTTATTCCGACAATCCTGCTATTCAAGTTGGAGATACCTTTAAAAATATAAGCCGAATTTATGCTGGACATGACCGGGTGCTTGCCAGAGTGGATTTGACTCAAGCGCTTCAGGAAGAAAAGCATACGTATGCAACGCATCCGCTCATGATATATAACGCCTTCCAGGCGGTAGTTCCGCTTTTGGGCCGACAAGACATGAATGGCGGATTTCTGCCCTTTGGGATTAAAGATATGTATGTTCAGCAGACCGGCAAGCTGGAGTCATTTTGGTTATTGGTAACGCTAAGGAAGTTTTCGGGAGAGATGGCGATTTTCGATGCGGATGTGATGAATGATCGCTCACAGGTTATTGCGAGTTTTTCAGGATGCTCCTCGAAAAGGCTTCGATCTGCGGCGCAAAGTCATTCCGGCAGCCGGATATTAGAAGAGGATGCGACGCATCAAGGACAAAGCCAAAACAGTTCGGGTGAATACAAGCCTGTGGTGACTGGGGCAGCATCCCACCTTTCAGGTAAAGTACAAAAATATTTGAGAGACAAGCTGTGCAGCATCATACCCGGATACAAGAAAACGTCCAATATTGAGATTAATTTAATGGATTTGGGCGTGGGGTCTTCGGATTTTATTGCACTGACCCGCGAGATTGAAAGAGAAGCAAACATTGAGCTGAGTCCTGCATTGTTTTTTGAGTACCCGAATGTGAAGGAGCTTACAAAGTTCTTTTCACAAGAGCACGGGGATGCGTTTGTTCAGCTTCTTGAGTCCGGTTCAAGGAACCAGTCGAAGCCTGAGATCGTCCGTGACAACAGGCAGGCTTCACAAGAAACGATCAACGCCGAACCTAACAAATTCGTACCGTCAACCAGCCAGACCTGGTCCGAACCTGCTAGAGATGAGATTGCTGTCATAGGGATTCATGGAACCTTTGCTGGGGCATCTGATTTGGAACAGTTTTGGAATAATTTGAGGGAAAAAACAGACGTAATCACAGAGATTCCTCTGGACCATTGGGATTACCGTCCTTGGTATGATCCCAATCCTGAGACTCAAGATAAGACCTACTGTAAGTGGGGCGGCTTTATCGAAAATGTAGATAAATTTGATGCGGAATTTTTCCATATTTCCCCTCGTGAAGCAGAGTGGATGGATCCTCAGCTCCGGCTTATGCTGCAAAGCATTTATGCTGCAGGGGAAGATGCAGGCGTCATGAACAGGCTGAGAGGTACAGACACAGGAGTATTTATTGGGGCTTGCTGCCACGATTATAAAGATTTGATTGCCGAAAAGAATCTTCCCGTTGATCCTTATGTCGGTATAGGTACATCTCAGACGATACTTGCCAATCGCATTTCGTTTTTCCTTGACTTGAAAGGTCCGAGTATTGCCATAGATACGGCGTGTTCATCCTCCTTGTTCGCATTGCATTACGCGTGCCAGGCGTTAAGAAATAAAGAGTGCAGCATGGCTTTTGTAGGTGGAGCGAATCTGCTCCTATCTTCTTGGCATTACCGTTACTTCAGCAGTATGGGGGCATTATCGCCTTCAGGACGCTGCCATACTTTCGATGAAGCTGCAGACGGTTATATTCCAGGGGAATGTGTTGCCAGTATGCTGTTGAAGCCGCTGGATCAGGCCATTAAAGATGGAGACCGTGTTTATGCGATTGTCAAAGGTTCGGCCGCCCTGCATGGAGGATATACGCCGTCTATAACTGCACCAAGCGTAGCGGGAGAAGAGAATGTTATTGTGAAAGCTTGGGAGGATGCAGGAGTGCCTCCTGAAACCATCAGCTATATAGAAGCTCATGGCACAGGTACAAAGTTAGGCGATCCGATTGAAATGAATAGTTTAAAAAGAGCGTTCAAGCATTTTACAGGGAATGAAGGGTTCTGTGCTGTAGGCTCAGTAAAGGCTAATATCGGTCATGCAGAAGGTGCAGCTGGTATAGCAAGCGTAGTCAAAGTTATTCTCCAAATGAAACATCGTCAGATACCGGCTTTGCCCATGTTCAATAAGTTGAATCCTTATATTGATTTGGATAAGTCGGCACTATACATAAATCGAGAATTAGAAGATTGGAAGTGTCCCGAAGGTACGCCTAGACGCGCCGGAGTAAGTTCTTTTGGTATGTCAGGTGCTTATGCCCATGTTGTGCTGGAGGAATATATTCCCCAGGAAATAGCAAAGCCCGCTATTGTAGGGATTTCCCAAAATCCAACTGTAATTGTTTTATCCGCCAGAAATAATGAACGGCTTAAGGCGCGGGCAAAACAGCTGATAGCATTTATTAGGAAAGGTCAAGTTTCCGACGGCGATCTGCCTGACATAGCATATACGCTTCAGGTCGGGCGAGAAGCCATGGATGAGCGCATGGGCATGATCGTGAGCTCAATTTCCGAGCTTGAGGAAAAGCTGCAAAGTTTTGTGGAAGAATCGGATCTTGCTGAAGATGTGTACTGGACCCAAGGGAAGCAAAGCAAAGAACATGTCGCCGTACTCATGGAAGATGAAGATTTTGAAAAAATAATCGATGTCTGGACACAAAGAAGCAAATATGGAAAGATTTTAGACCTTTGGGTCAAAGGCTTGAACTATGATTGGAACAGACTCTATGAGGGCTTCAAGCCAAGTATCATCAGTTTGCCAACGTATCCCTTCGCAATGGAGCGCTATTGGGTTCCTGACATGGACGTCAAGCCAGACAGTGGTGCGGCTGTTATCCACCCATTCCTGCATCAGAACACATCGGATTTATCCGAGATGAGGTTTAGCACAACCTTTAACGGGCAGGAGTTTTTCCTTACAGATCATAGGGTAAAAGGCGGGAAGGTTCTTCCTGGTGTTGCCTATTTGGAAATGGCCAGAACAGCAGTTTATCATGCGCTAGGGAACATGCACGAAGCCAAGGCTCAAATTCTCCTCAAAGATGTGGTTTGGATAAGGCCAGTCGTGGTCGCTGACCTGCCTGTGGAGATCCATATCGGGTTGTACCCCAAGGAAGACGGCACGATTGATTAC
This genomic window from Paenibacillus hexagrammi contains:
- a CDS encoding polyketide synthase, giving the protein MSQSVVDVCEVEPGIVQITMQDRVHKNTFSEELVCGLIQAYETIHANPNYKVAVVTGYDSYFSSGGTREGLLSIYEGREKFTDVNIYSLPLNCRIPVIAAMQGHGIGGGFVLGLYSDFVILSRESMYTANFMKYGFTPGMGATYMLPKKLGFSLAEEMLLSAGGYRGAELEKRGVPFRVLPRDEVLGQALELARQVAEKPRISLITLKDHLVKTIREELPFVIEQEIAMHETTFHQDEVKHRIMELFGK
- a CDS encoding 4'-phosphopantetheinyl transferase family protein, whose protein sequence is MAPEGQCLVGEILLTRQENTYKGSLCCCYFQSMAEFERIIPYLHAEERDYLDTLTFEKRRRSFLLGRFAAKQAAAALTDEEKLENIHIQSGIFDQPILTSAKPNIQVSITHCNDYGAAIAFPEAHPMGIDVEKIDDQKRSAFESQITMAEKENINDLPISLDTALTLLWSAKEALSKVLKTGLTTSFKIFEVSKIEVHDDHFICFYKNFKQYKAIAFTVGSYICAITCPLKTDMCLDMSSFKGIFAANE
- a CDS encoding hydroxymethylglutaryl-CoA synthase family protein, translating into MISVGIEAMNVFGGIAFLDVMQLAKHRNMDTSRFENLLIKEKTVAMPYEDPITYGVNAAKPLIDLLSDTDKDRIELLITCTESGVDFGKSISTYIHHYLGLNRNCRLFEMKNACYSGTAGLQMAVNFILSQTSPGAKALVVVTDISRFTLAESGDVLNMDWAFAEPTSGAGAAAILVSDTPYVFQVDVGANGYYGYEVMDTCRPTPDGEVGDADLGFMSYLDCCERSFLEYQNRVNDVNYRDTFEYLSFHTPFGGMVKSAHRAMMRKMAQASPREIEPDFQKRVAPGLIYCQRVGNMMGGSMFMSLASTIDHGSYDLPKRIGCFSYGSGCCSEFYSGIASARGQQLQSRFRIEEQLNGRYSLNIQEYEALLAESSAVKFGTRNTKLEFDRIPAVMDSCKGKGLLFLQEIKEFHRQYSWI